The genomic region TCGCTGCCCGCCTTTTCCTCGATCCAGTCGCGGACCAGCGCGAGCCCCGGCGCGGCGCTTGCGGGCGCGGCCCGGCCGGTGAGCCGCTCGCGCACCATCAGGCCGATGGCGGTGGACAGCGGCACTTCGTCGCGGCTGCGGGCGCGGGCGATGGGATCGGACCGCAGCCGTAGCGCGAGCGAATGCTCCAGATTGTCGGCGATGCCGGCGTAGCCGCGCGAGCCCAGCGCCTCGACGCGCGCGGTCTCCACCGCGTCGAACACGGCGCGGGCGATGGCTTCCTTGGGTGCACCGCGCTGATGCAGCGTGCTGTCATGATGGCGGCGGCGCAGCGCAAAACCGTCGGCGAAGCCGCGCGCTTCGGCGATCTGCTCGCGCGGCAGCGTTCGGCTGGGCAGCGGCACCTTCATGCTCTTGCCCGATTGCGACGGCGCATCCGCCGTGAAGCTCAGTTCGACCTCGGCGTCCTGCGCAAGCGCGCGCGCCGCGCCGCCGAGCACGCCGCGCAGCCGATCGATGGGAGAGTCGGTGGCCATGGGATCGTGTTTGCGGGGAGCGGGGGCAAGGATGCAAGGGCGGATTCGCCGCAGCGTCGCCGGAAAGGTTGGGATCGTCGGCGGTCAGCGCCTCAGCCGGCGGCGCAGCGCAGCGTGGATGACATCCATCAGGCTGGGTCGCCGAACCGCCGGCAGCGGCGCGGCTGCGGCGGCAGAAGCATCCTCGAGCCGCTCGGCGACGATCTGCTTAAGATAGGCGAACTCGTCGCCATAGATCGGTCCGCCCTCGCCGCCGCGTGCGGTCCAGCGCTTCGGGTCGAGCGAGTCGCCGCTCATGCCGCGCCGACGACGCTTTCCGGCAGATCCTTGCCGAAGACGCGCTGATAATATTCGGCGACCAGCGCGCGCTCTGCCTCGTCGCACTTGTTGAGAAACGAGAGGCGGAAGGCAAAGCCGACGTCGCCGAAGATCAGCGCGTTCTGTGCCCAGGTGATGACCGTGCGGGGCGACATGACGGTCGAGATGTCGCCGTTGACGAAGCCCTTCCGCGTGAGGTCCGCCACGCGGACCATATTCTCCACCGTCTCCTTGCCGCCCGGCTTGTCATATTCGCCCGACTTGGCGAGCACGATCTGGGCCTCGGTGGCGGCGGGCAGATAGTTGAGCGTTACGACGATGTTCCAGCGGTCCATCTGGCCCTGGTTGATCTGCTGCGTGCCGTGATAGAGTCCGCTGGTGTCGCCCAGGCCCACCGTGTTGGCGGTGGCGAACAGGCGGAAATACGGGTTCGGGCGGATCACGCGATTCTGGTCGAGCAGCGTCAGCTTGCCCTCGGTTTCCAGCACGCGCTGGATCACGAACATCACGTCCGGGCGGCCCGCGTCATATTCGTCGAAGACCAGCGCGGTCGGCGTCTGAAGCGCCCAGGGGAGGAGCCCCTCCCGGAATTCGGTGACCTGCACGCCGTCCTTCAGCACGATCGCGTCGCGGCCGATCAGGTCTATGCGGCTGATGTGCGCGTCGAGATTGATGCGGATGCACGGCCAGTTGAGCCGGGCCGCCACCTGCTCGATGTGAGTCGACTTGCCGGTGCCGTGATAGCCCTGGATCATCACGCGGCGGTTGTGCGCGAAGCCCGCCAGGATCGCGAGGGTGGTGTCGGGATCGAAGACATAGGCCGGGTCGAGGTCGGGGACGCGCTCGTCCGCCTCGCTGAAGGCGGGGCATTCCATGTCGCTGTCGATCCCGAACAGATCGCGCACCTTCACCATCTTGTCGGGAGCGTCGAGGATCGTGGTCTCCCGGCTGTCGGGCTGGGTGTTGGGGATATCGGTCATGCGGATGGGCTCGATCTGAAGATGTCGCCACTCACCTAGGCGCTGGCGCAGCGCACCGCAACGCACTG from Sphingosinithalassobacter sp. CS137 harbors:
- the cobS gene encoding cobaltochelatase subunit CobS translates to MTDIPNTQPDSRETTILDAPDKMVKVRDLFGIDSDMECPAFSEADERVPDLDPAYVFDPDTTLAILAGFAHNRRVMIQGYHGTGKSTHIEQVAARLNWPCIRINLDAHISRIDLIGRDAIVLKDGVQVTEFREGLLPWALQTPTALVFDEYDAGRPDVMFVIQRVLETEGKLTLLDQNRVIRPNPYFRLFATANTVGLGDTSGLYHGTQQINQGQMDRWNIVVTLNYLPAATEAQIVLAKSGEYDKPGGKETVENMVRVADLTRKGFVNGDISTVMSPRTVITWAQNALIFGDVGFAFRLSFLNKCDEAERALVAEYYQRVFGKDLPESVVGAA